GCGATTTGCTGGCGATCCTCGATGAGACCCTTGGATACACTCGCGGGTTCGTGGCCGTGTTGGAGCGGGATTCCGGCGATCTTGAGCTGGCGGCGGCCCATGGGATACCGCAGGACAAATGGAAAGGTGTCCGGTTCCGCAAGGGTGAGGGCATCACAGGCTTGATTCTGGAGACGGAAGCCCCCCTGGCGGCGCCCCGGCTTGGCTCCGACCCCAGGTTCCTCAACCGGCTTGGGCTGTTCGAGCCGGACTCGGCCATGGTGGGCGTTCCCATAATTCTTTCGGATGTTGTCATAGGGGCGTTTTGCGTTTCCATGAGTGTCTCCGAGCGTTACCGGCTGGATGACCATATAACCATAGTTTCCATGTTCGCAAACCTTGCCGGGAGCGTCGTAACCCAGCTTGTCAGACGCGGAGCCTATAGCGCCGCCGGCAGGGGGACATCAGAATCCCCAAAACCCTCGAGTGGCGGGATAGCCAGGCCTAAAGACATGGTTGGAGTCTCCAAAGCCATGGCCTTCGTTTTCGAGGCCATCAGCCATGCGGCGGCAAGAACCGCGCCCACGCTGATCCGTGGAGAACCAGGCACAGGCAAGGAGCTGGCCGCCCGGGCCATACACTACGCAAGCCCCCGCGCCTCCGCCCCTTTTGTGGTAATCAATTGCGCCGCCACTCCGGGAGCGTTGCTGGAGGCGGAGCTTTTCGGCGCGGGGCGGGACCGTCCCGGAAAGCTTGCGCAGGCCCATGGCGGCACGCTGTTTTTGGACGAGGTCGCCGAAACGCCCCCAGCGTTCCAGTCGGGCCTTATGCGCTTTTTGCTTGAGGGAAGTTACGAGCGGAGGGACGGGGCGTTGCGCGAAAACATGGATGTTAGAATGATAACCTCCACCAGCGCCGACCTGGAAAAAGCCGTGGCGCGAAGAAAGTTCAGGGAGGACCTTTACTACAAGCTCAACGTGCTTCAAATATTCATCCCGCCATTAAGGGAACGCAAAGAAGATATCCCGCCCCTTGTGGACCATATTTTGGACCGGCTAGGCAGGGAGTGCGGCGAAAGGCTCTCCATAACCCCGGACGCCATGGACATTCTCAGCGGATGCGACTGGCGCGGCAACACCAGGGAACTGGAAAACTGTGTCAGCCGGTGCGCCGCCCATTGCGCGGTCAACACCATTACGCGGGAGGACATTCCCTGCCATTACGGCCAGTGCGCAAGCAGGCTTGCCCGCCCCGGCGCCCGGTGGGAAGGCGATGCCGTGTCCGGAGCCGGACCGCTCACCGATGAACGGGAACGGATAATAGCCGCGTTGAAGAAAACCGGATGGGTGCAGGCCAAAGCCGCCCGTCTGCTGAAAATGACCCCGCGCCAGATAGGGTACAGGATCACCAAACTGAAGATAGATATGGAGAGTTTTTAAGCCGCGCCAGCCCGTCTATTGCCAATTCGGCCTCACCAACACCCCAGGCGCCTCTATCCGGAATTGGATTGGCGCAAATACTATCGCATAATGTTACAATTCCACTAGGGCGAAGTGGTAAACCTTTTTAGTAATCCGGCTTGATAATCTAATGATTGGCCATGGGCGACAAGAAAAACGCATCCAGCGAGCTTAGAAAAACCAACGACCTGCTTGAGAGGATATTCTCCACCTCCCATTTTCTGCTCGCCTATCTGGATAAGGATTTTAACTTCATCCGGGTAAACCGCGCCTACGCCCAGGCCGACGGCCACCCGGCAGAGTTTTTCATCGGCAAAAACCATTTCCAGCTTTTCCCCAACGAGGAAAACGAGCGCATTTTCCGCAAAGTGCTGGAGACGGGCGAACGCTACAGCGTGGAGGCCAAACCTTTCGAGTACGCGTTAAATCCCGAAAGGGGGATGACATACTGGGACTGGTCCCTGGAGGCGGTGAAAGATTCCACAGGTGAAAAAGTGGAAGGCGTTCTGCTCTCCCTGGTGGACGTTACCGGCAGAATCCGGGCGGAGGCGGAGCGGGTCAGGCTCGCCGCGGCTGTGGAGCAGGCGGCCGAATCGGTGATAATCACCGATAATGACGGGAACATCCAGTATGTAAACCCGGCTTTCGAGCGTGTGACAGGATATTCGAAAAGCGAGGCGCTGGGTAAGAATCCGCGAATTCTCAAGAGCGGCAAGCACGATTACGAATTTTACAAGGACATATGGGGCGCCATCACCAGGGGTGACACCTGGCGCGGCCGGTTCATAAACAAGCGAAAAGACGGAACGCTCTTCGAGGAGGACGCCAGCATCCGGCCCCTGCGCTCCCCGTCCGGAGCCATTACCAGTTTCGTGGCGGTCAAACGGGATGTTACCCGGGAGGCCATGCTGGAGAAGCAGGTCAGGCGCACCCAAAGGCTGGAATCCGTAGGTACCCTGGCGGGCGGCATAGCGCATGACTTTAACAACATTCTCACGGCCATTATCGGCTTTGCGGAGATGTCGCTGGCGGATATCCGGGAGGAAAACGAGCTTAAGGACAACATCCGTGAAACCCTGGCCGCCGCCATGCGCGCCCGGGAGCTCATCAAACAGATACTGACATTCTCACGAGATACCGAGCAACAGCTACGCCCCATGCAGTTGCAACCTGTAATAAGGGAATCGTTAAAACTCATCCGCGCTTCCACCCCCGCGATGATAGAAATTGCGGAGGAGTTGGACATGGACGCCGGGATGGCGCTGGCCGACCCCACCCAGATGAGCCAGGTGATAATGAACCTTTGCACCAACGCCGAATACGCCATGCGCGCAAAAGGGGGCACGCTTACGGTTTCCTTGACATCAATTGACGCGGACCAGGATTTCGCCAAAAACCATCTTCACATGAAACCAGGCCCTCACCTGCGGCTGACCGTAACAGACACCGGCGTGGGTATGGATGAGCGGGTTTTAGAAAGGATATTCGAGCCTTTTTTCTCCACCAAGCCCCACGGCGAAGGGGTGGGCATGGGCCTGTCCGTGGTTCATGGCATCGTGGTAGGGCATGGCGGCTCCATTACCGTTTACAGCGAACCGGGCGTCGGCACTTCATTT
This DNA window, taken from Nitrospinota bacterium, encodes the following:
- a CDS encoding sigma 54-interacting transcriptional regulator; amino-acid sequence: MNSDLSTMALNAVFRASQCLAKPGEPNETLGDLLAILDETLGYTRGFVAVLERDSGDLELAAAHGIPQDKWKGVRFRKGEGITGLILETEAPLAAPRLGSDPRFLNRLGLFEPDSAMVGVPIILSDVVIGAFCVSMSVSERYRLDDHITIVSMFANLAGSVVTQLVRRGAYSAAGRGTSESPKPSSGGIARPKDMVGVSKAMAFVFEAISHAAARTAPTLIRGEPGTGKELAARAIHYASPRASAPFVVINCAATPGALLEAELFGAGRDRPGKLAQAHGGTLFLDEVAETPPAFQSGLMRFLLEGSYERRDGALRENMDVRMITSTSADLEKAVARRKFREDLYYKLNVLQIFIPPLRERKEDIPPLVDHILDRLGRECGERLSITPDAMDILSGCDWRGNTRELENCVSRCAAHCAVNTITREDIPCHYGQCASRLARPGARWEGDAVSGAGPLTDERERIIAALKKTGWVQAKAARLLKMTPRQIGYRITKLKIDMESF
- a CDS encoding PAS domain S-box protein, translating into MGDKKNASSELRKTNDLLERIFSTSHFLLAYLDKDFNFIRVNRAYAQADGHPAEFFIGKNHFQLFPNEENERIFRKVLETGERYSVEAKPFEYALNPERGMTYWDWSLEAVKDSTGEKVEGVLLSLVDVTGRIRAEAERVRLAAAVEQAAESVIITDNDGNIQYVNPAFERVTGYSKSEALGKNPRILKSGKHDYEFYKDIWGAITRGDTWRGRFINKRKDGTLFEEDASIRPLRSPSGAITSFVAVKRDVTREAMLEKQVRRTQRLESVGTLAGGIAHDFNNILTAIIGFAEMSLADIREENELKDNIRETLAAAMRARELIKQILTFSRDTEQQLRPMQLQPVIRESLKLIRASTPAMIEIAEELDMDAGMALADPTQMSQVIMNLCTNAEYAMRAKGGTLTVSLTSIDADQDFAKNHLHMKPGPHLRLTVTDTGVGMDERVLERIFEPFFSTKPHGEGVGMGLSVVHGIVVGHGGSITVYSEPGVGTSFNVYLPVIGKAGETVETVKQPIPGGDERVLFVDDEESITSMAKKMLERVGYRVEVTNKPERALELFKANPDFYDILITDQSMPDITGAELARQVMDIRPSLPVILCTGFSHSITPYKAKELGIREFIMKPFAASELAQAMRRSLEGKPAKKNGRKK